The Puntigrus tetrazona isolate hp1 chromosome 3, ASM1883169v1, whole genome shotgun sequence genome contains a region encoding:
- the llgl1 gene encoding lethal(2) giant larvae protein homolog 1 isoform X3 has protein sequence MDSLTSQVLWPMIPNCSSWPLELNQGPSKCILLYGAPGVEMTGLHKDTAAVTQIHFLYGQGRILSLLDDNTIHLWEIVQRENRSHLVEVHSFNLPGRPGIESTSATRVTVMLLKLSCDLLALGTEGGGVHFLELPSLTLLNKSLFQDEIMQSVPEEYKCGKSLGPVESLQEHPQDPDKILIGYSRGLVVLWDLNSRHVDNLFLGKQQLESLVWERSGNSFVSSHSDGGYMVWAVSSSLPCTHDPISSTIPYGPFPCKAVNKILWRTTKSGAPLVLFSGGMPRASYGDRHCLTILQDSSHVTLDFTSRVIDFFTIHCTDKDKEFDEPSALVVLLEEELVVIDLQMAGWPTVPAPYLAPLHSSAITCSCHISNVPPKLWDRVISAGQQQSPLQNYENWPICGGKNLAPDPKQKELLLTGHEDGTVRFWDASGVSLKPLYKLSTANIFQTDCDHNDSLTQAGEEEWPPFRKVGCFDPYSDDPRLGIQKISLCKYSGKLVVAGTAGQVIVMVLSDEKSDHMIDVATVDLLQDREGFTWKGHDRLPPKSGSVVFAAGFQPVVLVQCMPPAAVTAVTLHAEWNLIAFGTSHGFGLFDYHRRSPVLARCTLHPNDSLAMEGPLSRVKSLKKSLRQSFRRIRKSRVSGKKRAVVSSPTSKVQEANAQLAEHDAEVTPVQRRIEPRSADDSLSGVVRCLCFADTFLRDGTHHGPTMWAGTNSGSVYAYALDVPSQEKFSEPSVEALLGKEIQLMHRAPVVSIAVLDGRGNPLPEPYEVSRDLAKAPDMQGSHSVLIASEEQFKVFMLPKVSAKTKFKLTAHEGCRVRKVALSNFTSISSEDYSENALVCLTNLGDIHVFSVPALRPQVRYDCIRKEDISGIASCVFTKTGQGFYLISPSEYERFSLSARVITEPLCRVDVERPQDLSAHSIFGSFFSGSSTTFPPQANGTHKTQAESKSEGFFDEMRSALPSPVLDSPNSSADITLDTTGEITVEDVKDFLMTVDEAENNYRNMTEEDGRPPGILIN, from the exons ATGGATTCCCTAACCAGCCAAGTGCTTTGGCCTATGATCCCAAACTGCAGCTCATGGCCATTGGAACTAAATCAGGGGCCATCAAAATGTATCCTTTT ATATGGGGCTCCTGGGGTGGAGATGACTGGACTTCATAAAGACACTGCTGCTGTCACTCAGATACACTTTCTCTATGGACAG ggCAGGATACTTTCTTTGTTGGATGATAACACCATTCACCTATGGGAGATTGTGCAGAGAGAAAACCGATCACATTTGGTGGAGGTTCACAGCTTCAACCTTCCTGGCAGGCCAGGCATCGAGAGCACCAG TGCGACACGTGTGACCGTCATGCTGTTGAAGCTGAGCTGTGATCTTCTTGCTCTGGGGACTGAAGGTGGCGGGGTGCACTTTCTGGAGCTGCCCAGCCTCACTTTGCTGAACAAGTCGCTGTTCCAGGATGAGATCATGCAGAG TGTTCCAGAGGAGTACAAGTGTGGAAAATCATTGGGGCCCGTGGAGTCCCTGCAGGAACATCCTCAAGACCCTGATAAAATCCTCATTGGTTACAGCAGAGGTCTGGTTGTACTCTGGGACCTCAACAGTCGGCATGTAGACAACCTCTTCCTGGGAAAACAG CAGCTGGAGAGTTTGGTCTGGGAACGGTCCGGGAACAGCTTTGTTAGTTCCCATAGTGATGGAGGATACATGGTGTGGGCTGTCAGCAGCAGCCTTCCCTGCACTCATGACCCCATCTCATCCACCATACCATATG GCCCCTTTCCCTGCAAAGCCGTGAACAAGATCCTGTGGAGAACAACAAAATCCGG AGCTCCTCTAGTGCTGTTCAGTGGCGGGATGCCCAGAGCCAGCTATGGAGACCGACACTGCTTGACCATCCTCCAGGACAGCAGCCACGTCACCCTTGATTTCACCTCGCGTGTCATAGACTTCTTCACCATTCACTGCACAGACAAAGATAAGG AATTTGATGAGCCGTCAGCGCTTGTGGTTCTTTTGGAAGAGGAGCTAGTAGTGATCGATCTTCAGATGGCTGGCTGGCCCACTGTCCCTGCTCCCTATCTGGCTCCTCTGCACTCCTCTGCCATCACCTGTTCATGTCACATCTCAAATGTGCCTCCCAAACTATGGGATAGAGTGATCAGTGCGGGCCAGCAGCAGAGTCCTCTGCAGAACTATGAG AACTGGCCAATATGTGGAGGGAAAAACTTAGCACCTGATCCCAAGCAGAAGGAACTGCTTTTAACTGG TCACGAGGATGGTACGGTGCGTTTCTGGGATGCGTCAGGAGTGTCGCTCAAACCGCTGTACAAACTGAGCACAGCCAACATCTTTCAGACAGACTGCGACCACAACGACAGCCTGACGCAGGCCGGGGAGGAGGAATGGCCTCCTTTCAGAAAG GTGGGCtgttttgacccatacagtgatGATCCCAGACTAGGAATCCAGAAGATCAGCCTCTGTAAATACAGCGGAAAACTGGTGGTGGCTGGAACTGCTGGACAA GTTATAGTTATGGTTCTTAGCGATGAGAAGTCGGATCACATGATTGACGTGGCCACGGTGGACCTGCTCCAGGACCGAGAGGGTTTCACGTGGAAGGGTCATGACCGGCTGCCTCCAAAGAGCGGCTCAGTAGTGTTTGCTGCTGGATTCCAGCCGGTTGTCCTGGTGCAGTGCATGCCCCCCGCAGCTGTTACCGCGGTAACCCTGCACGCAGAGTGGAACCTCATCGCTTTTGGCACCAGTCATGGCTTTGGCCTCTTTGACTACCATCGGCGAAGTCCAGTGCTGGCGAG GTGCACTCTGCACCCCAATGACTCTCTGGCTATGGAGGGCCCGCTTTCTCGAGTGAAGTCTCTGAAGAAATCCCTGCGTCAGTCCTTCAGGAGGATCCGGAAGAGCAGAGTCTCAGGAAAGAAACGTGCTGTTGTCAGTAGTCCCACCAGTAAA GTGCAGGAGGCTAACGCTCAGCTGGCGGAGCACGATGCTGAGGTGACACCGGTGCAGAGACGGATTGAACCCCGCTCTGCAGACGACTCTCTGTCTGGAGTCGTGCGCTGCCTCTGCTTCGCCGACACTTTCCTCAGAGATG GAACGCATCACGGACCTACAATGTGGGCCGGCACGAACTCTGGCTCGGTGTACGCATACGCTCTAGACGTCCCCTCGCAGGAGAAGTTCTCTGAGCCAAGTGTGGAGGCCCTGCTGGGAAAGGAGATCCAGCTCATGCACAGAGCTCCGGTGGTGTCCATCGCTGTGCTGGATGGCCGAGGGAACCCTCTGCCGGAGCCCTACGAAGTCTCCAGAGATCTGGCCAAAGCCCCAGACATGCAGGGCAGCCACTCGGTTCTCATTGCTTCTGAGGAGCAGTTTAAG GTTTTCATGTTGCCTAAAGTAAGCGCCAAGACCAAGTTCAAGTTGACCGCCCATGAAGGCTGTCGAGTACGAAAGGTGGCGCTGTCGAACTTCACCAGCATTAGCTCTGAAGATTACTCTGAGAACGCTCTGGTGTGTCTGACCAATCTGGGCGACAtccatgtgttcagtgtgccGGCACTGAGACCGCAAGTGCGCTACGACTGCATCCGCAAGGAAGACATCAGCGGCATTGCTTCCTGTGTGTTCACCAAAACTGGACAAG GGTTTTACCTGATTTCACCGTCGGAGTACGAGCGCTTCTCGCTGTCGGCTCGCGTGATCACAGAGCCGCTGTGTCGAGTGGATGTGGAGCGACCTCAGGATCTCTCTGCTCACAG
- the llgl1 gene encoding lethal(2) giant larvae protein homolog 1 isoform X1 yields the protein MMKFRFRRQGNDPHREKIKQDLFAFNKTVEHGFPNQPSALAYDPKLQLMAIGTKSGAIKIYGAPGVEMTGLHKDTAAVTQIHFLYGQGRILSLLDDNTIHLWEIVQRENRSHLVEVHSFNLPGRPGIESTSATRVTVMLLKLSCDLLALGTEGGGVHFLELPSLTLLNKSLFQDEIMQSVPEEYKCGKSLGPVESLQEHPQDPDKILIGYSRGLVVLWDLNSRHVDNLFLGKQQLESLVWERSGNSFVSSHSDGGYMVWAVSSSLPCTHDPISSTIPYGPFPCKAVNKILWRTTKSGAPLVLFSGGMPRASYGDRHCLTILQDSSHVTLDFTSRVIDFFTIHCTDKDKEFDEPSALVVLLEEELVVIDLQMAGWPTVPAPYLAPLHSSAITCSCHISNVPPKLWDRVISAGQQQSPLQNYENWPICGGKNLAPDPKQKELLLTGHEDGTVRFWDASGVSLKPLYKLSTANIFQTDCDHNDSLTQAGEEEWPPFRKVGCFDPYSDDPRLGIQKISLCKYSGKLVVAGTAGQVIVMVLSDEKSDHMIDVATVDLLQDREGFTWKGHDRLPPKSGSVVFAAGFQPVVLVQCMPPAAVTAVTLHAEWNLIAFGTSHGFGLFDYHRRSPVLARCTLHPNDSLAMEGPLSRVKSLKKSLRQSFRRIRKSRVSGKKRAVVSSPTSKVQEANAQLAEHDAEVTPVQRRIEPRSADDSLSGVVRCLCFADTFLRDGTHHGPTMWAGTNSGSVYAYALDVPSQEKFSEPSVEALLGKEIQLMHRAPVVSIAVLDGRGNPLPEPYEVSRDLAKAPDMQGSHSVLIASEEQFKVFMLPKVSAKTKFKLTAHEGCRVRKVALSNFTSISSEDYSENALVCLTNLGDIHVFSVPALRPQVRYDCIRKEDISGIASCVFTKTGQGFYLISPSEYERFSLSARVITEPLCRVDVERPQDLSAHSIFGSFFSGSSTTFPPQANGTHKTQAESKSEGFFDEMRSALPSPVLDSPNSSADITLDTTGEITVEDVKDFLMTVDEAENNYRNMTEEDGRPPGILIN from the exons ATGATGAAGTTTAGGTTCAGACGGCAGGGAAACGACCCTCATCGTGAGAAAATCAAACAAGATCTGTTTGCATTCAATAAG ACAGTTGAACATGGATTCCCTAACCAGCCAAGTGCTTTGGCCTATGATCCCAAACTGCAGCTCATGGCCATTGGAACTAAATCAGGGGCCATCAAAAT ATATGGGGCTCCTGGGGTGGAGATGACTGGACTTCATAAAGACACTGCTGCTGTCACTCAGATACACTTTCTCTATGGACAG ggCAGGATACTTTCTTTGTTGGATGATAACACCATTCACCTATGGGAGATTGTGCAGAGAGAAAACCGATCACATTTGGTGGAGGTTCACAGCTTCAACCTTCCTGGCAGGCCAGGCATCGAGAGCACCAG TGCGACACGTGTGACCGTCATGCTGTTGAAGCTGAGCTGTGATCTTCTTGCTCTGGGGACTGAAGGTGGCGGGGTGCACTTTCTGGAGCTGCCCAGCCTCACTTTGCTGAACAAGTCGCTGTTCCAGGATGAGATCATGCAGAG TGTTCCAGAGGAGTACAAGTGTGGAAAATCATTGGGGCCCGTGGAGTCCCTGCAGGAACATCCTCAAGACCCTGATAAAATCCTCATTGGTTACAGCAGAGGTCTGGTTGTACTCTGGGACCTCAACAGTCGGCATGTAGACAACCTCTTCCTGGGAAAACAG CAGCTGGAGAGTTTGGTCTGGGAACGGTCCGGGAACAGCTTTGTTAGTTCCCATAGTGATGGAGGATACATGGTGTGGGCTGTCAGCAGCAGCCTTCCCTGCACTCATGACCCCATCTCATCCACCATACCATATG GCCCCTTTCCCTGCAAAGCCGTGAACAAGATCCTGTGGAGAACAACAAAATCCGG AGCTCCTCTAGTGCTGTTCAGTGGCGGGATGCCCAGAGCCAGCTATGGAGACCGACACTGCTTGACCATCCTCCAGGACAGCAGCCACGTCACCCTTGATTTCACCTCGCGTGTCATAGACTTCTTCACCATTCACTGCACAGACAAAGATAAGG AATTTGATGAGCCGTCAGCGCTTGTGGTTCTTTTGGAAGAGGAGCTAGTAGTGATCGATCTTCAGATGGCTGGCTGGCCCACTGTCCCTGCTCCCTATCTGGCTCCTCTGCACTCCTCTGCCATCACCTGTTCATGTCACATCTCAAATGTGCCTCCCAAACTATGGGATAGAGTGATCAGTGCGGGCCAGCAGCAGAGTCCTCTGCAGAACTATGAG AACTGGCCAATATGTGGAGGGAAAAACTTAGCACCTGATCCCAAGCAGAAGGAACTGCTTTTAACTGG TCACGAGGATGGTACGGTGCGTTTCTGGGATGCGTCAGGAGTGTCGCTCAAACCGCTGTACAAACTGAGCACAGCCAACATCTTTCAGACAGACTGCGACCACAACGACAGCCTGACGCAGGCCGGGGAGGAGGAATGGCCTCCTTTCAGAAAG GTGGGCtgttttgacccatacagtgatGATCCCAGACTAGGAATCCAGAAGATCAGCCTCTGTAAATACAGCGGAAAACTGGTGGTGGCTGGAACTGCTGGACAA GTTATAGTTATGGTTCTTAGCGATGAGAAGTCGGATCACATGATTGACGTGGCCACGGTGGACCTGCTCCAGGACCGAGAGGGTTTCACGTGGAAGGGTCATGACCGGCTGCCTCCAAAGAGCGGCTCAGTAGTGTTTGCTGCTGGATTCCAGCCGGTTGTCCTGGTGCAGTGCATGCCCCCCGCAGCTGTTACCGCGGTAACCCTGCACGCAGAGTGGAACCTCATCGCTTTTGGCACCAGTCATGGCTTTGGCCTCTTTGACTACCATCGGCGAAGTCCAGTGCTGGCGAG GTGCACTCTGCACCCCAATGACTCTCTGGCTATGGAGGGCCCGCTTTCTCGAGTGAAGTCTCTGAAGAAATCCCTGCGTCAGTCCTTCAGGAGGATCCGGAAGAGCAGAGTCTCAGGAAAGAAACGTGCTGTTGTCAGTAGTCCCACCAGTAAA GTGCAGGAGGCTAACGCTCAGCTGGCGGAGCACGATGCTGAGGTGACACCGGTGCAGAGACGGATTGAACCCCGCTCTGCAGACGACTCTCTGTCTGGAGTCGTGCGCTGCCTCTGCTTCGCCGACACTTTCCTCAGAGATG GAACGCATCACGGACCTACAATGTGGGCCGGCACGAACTCTGGCTCGGTGTACGCATACGCTCTAGACGTCCCCTCGCAGGAGAAGTTCTCTGAGCCAAGTGTGGAGGCCCTGCTGGGAAAGGAGATCCAGCTCATGCACAGAGCTCCGGTGGTGTCCATCGCTGTGCTGGATGGCCGAGGGAACCCTCTGCCGGAGCCCTACGAAGTCTCCAGAGATCTGGCCAAAGCCCCAGACATGCAGGGCAGCCACTCGGTTCTCATTGCTTCTGAGGAGCAGTTTAAG GTTTTCATGTTGCCTAAAGTAAGCGCCAAGACCAAGTTCAAGTTGACCGCCCATGAAGGCTGTCGAGTACGAAAGGTGGCGCTGTCGAACTTCACCAGCATTAGCTCTGAAGATTACTCTGAGAACGCTCTGGTGTGTCTGACCAATCTGGGCGACAtccatgtgttcagtgtgccGGCACTGAGACCGCAAGTGCGCTACGACTGCATCCGCAAGGAAGACATCAGCGGCATTGCTTCCTGTGTGTTCACCAAAACTGGACAAG GGTTTTACCTGATTTCACCGTCGGAGTACGAGCGCTTCTCGCTGTCGGCTCGCGTGATCACAGAGCCGCTGTGTCGAGTGGATGTGGAGCGACCTCAGGATCTCTCTGCTCACAG
- the llgl1 gene encoding lethal(2) giant larvae protein homolog 1 isoform X2 yields the protein MMKFRFRRQGNDPHREKIKQDLFAFNKTVEHGFPNQPSALAYDPKLQLMAIGTKSGAIKIYGAPGVEMTGLHKDTAAVTQIHFLYGQGRILSLLDDNTIHLWEIVQRENRSHLVEVHSFNLPGRPGIESTSATRVTVMLLKLSCDLLALGTEGGGVHFLELPSLTLLNKSLFQDEIMQSVPEEYKCGKSLGPVESLQEHPQDPDKILIGYSRGLVVLWDLNSRHVDNLFLGKQQLESLVWERSGNSFVSSHSDGGYMVWAVSSSLPCTHDPISSTIPYGPFPCKAVNKILWRTTKSGAPLVLFSGGMPRASYGDRHCLTILQDSSHVTLDFTSRVIDFFTIHCTDKDKEFDEPSALVVLLEEELVVIDLQMAGWPTVPAPYLAPLHSSAITCSCHISNVPPKLWDRVISAGQQQSPLQNYENWPICGGKNLAPDPKQKELLLTGHEDGTVRFWDASGVSLKPLYKLSTANIFQTDCDHNDSLTQAGEEEWPPFRKVGCFDPYSDDPRLGIQKISLCKYSGKLVVAGTAGQVIVMVLSDEKSDHMIDVATVDLLQDREGFTWKGHDRLPPKSGSVVFAAGFQPVVLVQCMPPAAVTAVTLHAEWNLIAFGTSHGFGLFDYHRRSPVLARCTLHPNDSLAMEGPLSRVKSLKKSLRQSFRRIRKSRVSGKKRAVVSSPTSKVQEANAQLAEHDAEVTPVQRRIEPRSADDSLSGVVRCLCFADTFLRDGTHHGPTMWAGTNSGSVYAYALDVPSQEKFSEPSVEALLGKEIQLMHRAPVVSIAVLDGRGNPLPEPYEVSRDLAKAPDMQGSHSVLIASEEQFKVFMLPKVSAKTKFKLTAHEGCRVRKVALSNFTSISSEDYSENALVCLTNLGDIHVFSVPALRPQVRYDCIRKEDISGIASCVFTKTGQGFYLISPSEYERFSLSARVITEPLCRVDVERPQDLSAHSGSSTTFPPQANGTHKTQAESKSEGFFDEMRSALPSPVLDSPNSSADITLDTTGEITVEDVKDFLMTVDEAENNYRNMTEEDGRPPGILIN from the exons ATGATGAAGTTTAGGTTCAGACGGCAGGGAAACGACCCTCATCGTGAGAAAATCAAACAAGATCTGTTTGCATTCAATAAG ACAGTTGAACATGGATTCCCTAACCAGCCAAGTGCTTTGGCCTATGATCCCAAACTGCAGCTCATGGCCATTGGAACTAAATCAGGGGCCATCAAAAT ATATGGGGCTCCTGGGGTGGAGATGACTGGACTTCATAAAGACACTGCTGCTGTCACTCAGATACACTTTCTCTATGGACAG ggCAGGATACTTTCTTTGTTGGATGATAACACCATTCACCTATGGGAGATTGTGCAGAGAGAAAACCGATCACATTTGGTGGAGGTTCACAGCTTCAACCTTCCTGGCAGGCCAGGCATCGAGAGCACCAG TGCGACACGTGTGACCGTCATGCTGTTGAAGCTGAGCTGTGATCTTCTTGCTCTGGGGACTGAAGGTGGCGGGGTGCACTTTCTGGAGCTGCCCAGCCTCACTTTGCTGAACAAGTCGCTGTTCCAGGATGAGATCATGCAGAG TGTTCCAGAGGAGTACAAGTGTGGAAAATCATTGGGGCCCGTGGAGTCCCTGCAGGAACATCCTCAAGACCCTGATAAAATCCTCATTGGTTACAGCAGAGGTCTGGTTGTACTCTGGGACCTCAACAGTCGGCATGTAGACAACCTCTTCCTGGGAAAACAG CAGCTGGAGAGTTTGGTCTGGGAACGGTCCGGGAACAGCTTTGTTAGTTCCCATAGTGATGGAGGATACATGGTGTGGGCTGTCAGCAGCAGCCTTCCCTGCACTCATGACCCCATCTCATCCACCATACCATATG GCCCCTTTCCCTGCAAAGCCGTGAACAAGATCCTGTGGAGAACAACAAAATCCGG AGCTCCTCTAGTGCTGTTCAGTGGCGGGATGCCCAGAGCCAGCTATGGAGACCGACACTGCTTGACCATCCTCCAGGACAGCAGCCACGTCACCCTTGATTTCACCTCGCGTGTCATAGACTTCTTCACCATTCACTGCACAGACAAAGATAAGG AATTTGATGAGCCGTCAGCGCTTGTGGTTCTTTTGGAAGAGGAGCTAGTAGTGATCGATCTTCAGATGGCTGGCTGGCCCACTGTCCCTGCTCCCTATCTGGCTCCTCTGCACTCCTCTGCCATCACCTGTTCATGTCACATCTCAAATGTGCCTCCCAAACTATGGGATAGAGTGATCAGTGCGGGCCAGCAGCAGAGTCCTCTGCAGAACTATGAG AACTGGCCAATATGTGGAGGGAAAAACTTAGCACCTGATCCCAAGCAGAAGGAACTGCTTTTAACTGG TCACGAGGATGGTACGGTGCGTTTCTGGGATGCGTCAGGAGTGTCGCTCAAACCGCTGTACAAACTGAGCACAGCCAACATCTTTCAGACAGACTGCGACCACAACGACAGCCTGACGCAGGCCGGGGAGGAGGAATGGCCTCCTTTCAGAAAG GTGGGCtgttttgacccatacagtgatGATCCCAGACTAGGAATCCAGAAGATCAGCCTCTGTAAATACAGCGGAAAACTGGTGGTGGCTGGAACTGCTGGACAA GTTATAGTTATGGTTCTTAGCGATGAGAAGTCGGATCACATGATTGACGTGGCCACGGTGGACCTGCTCCAGGACCGAGAGGGTTTCACGTGGAAGGGTCATGACCGGCTGCCTCCAAAGAGCGGCTCAGTAGTGTTTGCTGCTGGATTCCAGCCGGTTGTCCTGGTGCAGTGCATGCCCCCCGCAGCTGTTACCGCGGTAACCCTGCACGCAGAGTGGAACCTCATCGCTTTTGGCACCAGTCATGGCTTTGGCCTCTTTGACTACCATCGGCGAAGTCCAGTGCTGGCGAG GTGCACTCTGCACCCCAATGACTCTCTGGCTATGGAGGGCCCGCTTTCTCGAGTGAAGTCTCTGAAGAAATCCCTGCGTCAGTCCTTCAGGAGGATCCGGAAGAGCAGAGTCTCAGGAAAGAAACGTGCTGTTGTCAGTAGTCCCACCAGTAAA GTGCAGGAGGCTAACGCTCAGCTGGCGGAGCACGATGCTGAGGTGACACCGGTGCAGAGACGGATTGAACCCCGCTCTGCAGACGACTCTCTGTCTGGAGTCGTGCGCTGCCTCTGCTTCGCCGACACTTTCCTCAGAGATG GAACGCATCACGGACCTACAATGTGGGCCGGCACGAACTCTGGCTCGGTGTACGCATACGCTCTAGACGTCCCCTCGCAGGAGAAGTTCTCTGAGCCAAGTGTGGAGGCCCTGCTGGGAAAGGAGATCCAGCTCATGCACAGAGCTCCGGTGGTGTCCATCGCTGTGCTGGATGGCCGAGGGAACCCTCTGCCGGAGCCCTACGAAGTCTCCAGAGATCTGGCCAAAGCCCCAGACATGCAGGGCAGCCACTCGGTTCTCATTGCTTCTGAGGAGCAGTTTAAG GTTTTCATGTTGCCTAAAGTAAGCGCCAAGACCAAGTTCAAGTTGACCGCCCATGAAGGCTGTCGAGTACGAAAGGTGGCGCTGTCGAACTTCACCAGCATTAGCTCTGAAGATTACTCTGAGAACGCTCTGGTGTGTCTGACCAATCTGGGCGACAtccatgtgttcagtgtgccGGCACTGAGACCGCAAGTGCGCTACGACTGCATCCGCAAGGAAGACATCAGCGGCATTGCTTCCTGTGTGTTCACCAAAACTGGACAAG GGTTTTACCTGATTTCACCGTCGGAGTACGAGCGCTTCTCGCTGTCGGCTCGCGTGATCACAGAGCCGCTGTGTCGAGTGGATGTGGAGCGACCTCAGGATCTCTCTGCTCACAG